From Pyrenophora tritici-repentis strain M4 chromosome 1, whole genome shotgun sequence, the proteins below share one genomic window:
- a CDS encoding glycosyltransferase family 2 protein produces MIDIREVFWPFTWKKYVILSVVAALAVGVAISDRYFRWIKKSMEITRSNMLPVLIIVLGLEPIMITVILLVARVPPLHPPVAPPDEKPAPDMQVDVEKFVTILEPAPSYSTALVIPCHNSNHDATRKVLKSAFAHFRPQDIFVVDNGRTRYPTSPKFRHFVRGEHPDINYIWSPIGSKNAAQLVGAMAAKNYDWIMTVDDDVSIPSTFRPPIDKMDEVTKGCAFPLKAVDANGDVPLCLVAWQDCEYKMSGLTKLAESSICGVLYPHGAGWFCERETLIDLISNYHSIDFIAEDVNTGLSMQKMKKRIAFDATCVLETEVPTTVLGPGLNWWNQRYRSWEMGRHGRLIAFADRMLFSLNGQMTPCGIFTQKFIHLYSIATIIVDWVRIPVFVTMGGDVNFWRLGLPLMLLATIPILAFKYINARHRPDLQPRFWAATTYPLYKQLYSLVSIFGAIRAVVFYIGGHKKPKTIKRMIKDKDPNAVWLDPRFESNPAYLADESEALIAASKGTNYDNKAPTSVYIPPGSPGLI; encoded by the coding sequence ATGATTGACATCCGGGAGGTGTTCTGGCCATTCACCTGGAAGAAATACGTCATCCTGTCCGTGGTAGCTGCTCTTGCCGTTGGAGTCGCGATCTCGGATCGTTACTTTCGCTGGATAAAGAAGTCTATGGAGATTACAAGAAGCAACATGCTGCCCGTTCTGATCATAGTTCTTGGCCTTGAGCCAATAATGATCACCGTCATTCTACTAGTTGCTCGTGTACCTCCTCTTCACCCTCCAGTCGCCCCACCCGATGAAAAGCCAGCTCCAGATATGCAAGTAGACGTGGAGAAATTTGTCACCATCCTCGAGCCCGCGCCAAGTTACAGTACAGCACTTGTGATTCCTTGTCACAATAGTAACCATGACGCCACGAGAAAGGTACTCAAAAGCGCATTTGCGCACTTTCGTCCGCAGGATATCTTTGTCGTCGACAATGGACGCACCAGATATCCTACTTCTCCTAAGTTCCGTCACTTCGTCCGCGGAGAGCACCCCGATATCAACTATATCTGGTCACCTATCGGGAGCAAGAATGCTGCACAGCTGGTTGGCGCAATGGCTGCTAAGAACTACGATTGGATCATGACTGTAGATGACGATGTCTCAATCCCATCCACTTTCCGACCTCCCATCGATAAGATGGACGAAGTCACCAAAGGCTGCGCATTCCCCCTCAAGGCTGTCGACGCCAACGGCGATGTACCACTCTGCCTGGTCGCATGGCAAGATTGCGAATACAAGATGTCCGGTCTTACCAAGCTAGCCGAGTCGTCGATATGTGGAGTACTGTATCCTCACGGCGCCGGCTGGTTCTGCGAAAGAGAGACATTAATCGACCTTATTAGCAACTACCACTCGATTGATTTCATCGCCGAAGACGTCAACACGGGCCTATCGATGcagaagatgaagaagcGCATCGCTTTCGACGCGACATGCGTGCTCGAAACCGAAGTTCCCACTACCGTCCTTGGGCCAGGCCTCAACTGGTGGAATCAGCGATACCGCTCCTGGGAAATGGGCCGTCATGGACGTCTTATCGCATTCGCCGACCGCATGCTGTTTTCTCTCAATGGCCAAATGACTCCATGTGGCATATTCACTCAAAAGTTCATTCATCTCTACTCCATCGCTACCATCATCGTAGATTGGGTGCGCATTCCCGTTTTCGTCACCATGGGTGGTGATGTAAATTTCTGGCGACTCGGTTTACCACTTATGCTGCTGGCGACAATTCCTATCCTTGCTTTCAAGTATATCAACGCGCGACACCGACCCGACCTACAACCACGATTCTGGGCCGCCACCACTTATCCGCTGTATAAACAACTTTACTCGCTTGTTTCGATCTTTGGCGCTATTCGCGCAGTTGTTTTTTACATCGGAGGCCACAAGAAGCCCAAGACTATTAAAAGGATGATCAAGGATAAGGATCCGAATGCCGTGTGGCTGGATCCTCGCTTCGAAAGTAATCCAGCTTACCTTGCCGATGAGTCGGAAGCTCTAATTGCCGCGTCGAAAGGTACTAATTACGACAACAAGGCGCCTACGTCGGTGTACATACCCCCTGGTTCTCCTGGGCTGATTTAA
- a CDS encoding glycoside hydrolase family 16 protein, translating to MFSRKILLLVFNASLCVVAVTAECTKFSTNGTVAATYDYYRFFDFRHLQGSLDETAASSSSRENDVKITESSKGKSKIVAAAPWNADWTPRDWFRPAPKENTIDMYYTPSRITINNDAESAKEQSTYLTLHTTRLPNGTQLAAELDFAEHNATFASMRMLARIRGASGAVAGFFTYHNDTSESDIEIPTGGASSELHCSNQPTTDPDTNMPIEGATFNVSLEAHEPATAWNSYRMDWTSGRSVWYVNGIQSADTEVNVPDTESRIILNLWSNGGNFSGRMTTGSEAWFDIQWVELLFNTTASPSSQEKGTACSVEKTPGSPVPSSSVRPKDSVSGCLWWVVGLASAVSLMAYM from the exons ATGTTTTCTAGAAAGATATTATTGTTGGTATTCAACGCCTCCTTGTGCGTTGTTGCGGTCACAGCAGAATGCACAAAGTTCTCGACCAATGGAACGGTAGCAGCGACATATGACTACTACCGCTTTTTTGACTTCAGGCATCTCCAAGGGAGTCTTGATGAGACTGCAGCTTCCTCGTCATCTCGAGAGAATGATGTTAAGATTACGGAATCTTCTAAAGGGAAGTCTAAGATTGTTGCGGCTGCACCATGGAATGCCGATTGGACTCCACGCGACTGGTTTCGGCCAGCTCCAAAGGAGAACACGATAGATATGTACTACACACCTTCACGCATAACTATAA ACAATGACGCCGAATCTGCGAAGGAACAGTCTACTTACCTCACTCTACACACGACACGACTTCCCAACGGAACTCAGCTCGCTGCTGAGCTGGACTTTGCGGAGCACAATGCCACCTTCGCCTCTATGCGTATGCTCGCACGGATTCGTGGAGCCAGCGGAGCAGTTGCAGGCTTCTTTACGTACCATAACGACACAAGCGAGTCGGATATAGAGATCCCAACCGGAGGTGCCTCGAGCGAGCTGCACTGCTCGAATCAGCCAACGACCGATCCCGATACAAATATGCCTATCGAGGGAGCAACATTTAATGTATCGTTGGAAGCACACGAGCCTGCGACTGCATGGAACAGTTATCGAATGGACTGGACATCCGGACGTAGCGTGTGGTACGTCAATGGTATACAGTCGGCTGACACAGAGGTCAATGTACCGGATACCGAGAGCAGAATAATTCTGAATCTGTGGAGCAACGGCGGAAACTTCTCTGGGCGGATGACTACTGGCAGTGAAGCCTGGTTTGACATCCAATGGGTAGAACTGTTGTTCAATACGACTGCTAGCCCAAGTTCGCAAGAGAAAGGCACAGCGTGTTCGGTAGAGAAAACGCCTGGATCTCCCGTACCGAGCTCCTCCGTTCGCCCCAAAGACAGTGTTTCTGGATGTCTATGGTGGGTGGTTGGATTGGCGTCGGCTGTGAGCTTGATGGCATACATGTAG